A region from the Engraulis encrasicolus isolate BLACKSEA-1 chromosome 18, IST_EnEncr_1.0, whole genome shotgun sequence genome encodes:
- the LOC134468307 gene encoding cysteine-rich venom protein-like: MYFVLPHSSDAELDTDIVAVQQDIVNKHNELRRSVTPTASNMLRMSWNSETAANALKWANSCAEHHSTPDERQISTGACGENLFYSSAPLSWDAVLQAWFNEDANYQYGTGPIGTATVGHYTQLVWYRSIEVGCAVANCPHMGFKYFYVCQYCPAGNVFYQGHNGYAYPYKEGPPCGDCPDSCDHGLCTDPCPYSDKAGNCAALVKQYGCGNKSVVTWCPASCQCKGKII; encoded by the exons atgtat TTTGTCCTTCCTCATTCTTCAGATGCTGAACTGGACACTGACATCGTTGCCGTGCAGCAGGACATTGTCAACAAGCACAATGAGCTGCGCCGCTCCGTCACGCCCACTGCCAGCAACATGTTGAGAATG AGCTGGAATAGTGAGACCGCCGCCAATGCCCTGAAATGGGCCAACTCGTGTGCGGAACACCACAGCACTCCTGATGAACGCCAGATCAGCA CCGGTGCATGTGGGGAGAACTTGTTCTACTCCAGCGCCCCCCTGTCCTGGGATGCGGTACTGCAGGCCTGGTTCAACGAGGACGCCAACTACCAGTACGGAACCGGACCCATCGGCACCGCTACGGTCGGACACTACACACAG ctGGTGTGGTACAGGTCTATTGAGGTGGGCTGTGCTGTAGCCAACTGCCCCCATATGGGCTTTAAATACTTCTACGTCTGCCAGTACTGCCCCGC GGGAAATGTGTTCTACCAGGGCCACAATGGCTACGCCTACCCCTACAAGGAGGGCCCCCCCTGCGGCGACTGCCCCGACTCCTGTGACCACGGCCTCTGCA CTGACCCATGCCCCTACAGTGATAAGGCCGGCAACTGCGCCGCGCTGGTCAAGCAGTATGGGTGTGGCAACAAGAGCGTGGTGACCTGGTGCCCCGCCTCCTGCCAGTGCAAAGGCAAGATCATCTAG